The Thalassomonas actiniarum genome contains the following window.
TCGTAACTTGCCCTGCCCGCTCAGCCATTCATTTTGAAATTCAATAAAGACCAGCGCCGTCTTGGCATTTAGCGGATAACTTATAACATTTTCATTCATATGCACGCCTTAAGATAAAACTCAGTCGCTATAGGATAATCACAGCCCCGGAGCTTGCCTTAACTTATGTTAAGAAAGGAAATAAAAAGAGAGTTAAGGTTTACGTTAAATTTAAGCTGAAGTTAAGGCTAACTTTTTTCTGATGCGGGACAAGGTAACATCTGTCATGCCCAGGTAGTTAGCAATAAGATACAGGGGAAGTTGGCTGCTAAGCACGGGATGATCCTTTAAGAACCTGACGTATCTGGCCTCGGCATCGAGATTAAGCCAGGCATACTCCCGCTGCACTTTTTCATCCAGCACCCGCTCCAATAAGCTCATTAATACCGACAGGCCCCATTGGCTGGATTCAAGTAACCGGCGCACCTTGGCATAATCCGCCTGATAACAGCTGACCGCTGTCAGGGCTTCAATAAAGAAATTAGCCGGCTGTTTGATGGCCGCCGGGGCACAGGGGGCCATGATTTGCTCTGCGCCGAAAAATCCTTTGCTGTGCTCCCGCCCCCGGGAGTCGAGATAATAAAGACGAAAGCTGCCTTCACGAATCACGGTAAAGCTTTGCCAGCGCTGCCCGCTTTCAAGATAAGTGACCCCCTTGGCTAACCTTTTATGGCGAAAGTAAACACTCAGGCTTTCATCAACAGCAAAAGCCTGGTTGCCGTATGCCGACAAGCAAGAGAGCACAAAATCCTTTTGCGTTAACGTCATCACAACCGTTTAATAACCCGTTAAGCCCGGGCTAATAACAAGTTAATAAGCGGCCACTTGATATTTATTGAGCTTAGCTTCATATTCCACTAACCGGGCTTCATAAATATGCTCCAGTTCATGAATATCCGCCGATACCGCTTCAAGCTCGGCGGCTAATTCTTTTAGCCGCTCCAGGGCATCGGCCCGCTGCTCGGACGTGGATTCATCGGCAAGGATCACCGCTTCTTTTTTGGTGATTTTTTTCTGTAACTTCTTCTCTAGTTTCAAGGCGCTGTTGATATCGGACTGCACCCTATCCAACACTTCCTTCGCCTGATAGACGATTTGGCCGCTTTTGAAACCTTTTAAAAAACCTTGCTCCTGTGGACCGCGGCAGACGCCGTGATATTCATCCCCGCTCATCGCCAGCTGATAACCGCGCGAAGCAACACAATAATCTTTTAATCCGGCTTTACGTCCGGCGCTGTATGCTTTGATATCCGGCGAAACCCCGGCGTCGGCACAGGCCTGACGGTGCTTGCCGATATAAGAGGCTGCCTTGCCGTCACTGCCGTCTTCTAATCCTATGGTATACCAGTCGGCCACCAGGCATTCTTCTTTGCTCATGGTAGCGCAGCCGAATAACAGGCTGCTCAGCCCCGCTAATAAAACCGGTTTGAAAAACAAGCGGGATGAAAAATTCGCCATAAGAGTAGACTCCAATACTTTAAAATTGCCGTACAAACACACAGGGACCAATGCAGATTTCCCTTGTATAGGCCGGATAAACTAACTAGCAATAATATAAAGAAAACAGGCAGCTAAATCTAGCGATCTAACTGCCTGAAACTTCATTATTTATTAAGCGAGCTAAGCCTGCTGTAATATTGGCCAGTTATCCAGGAGACGACCATCCCGCAAGGTTTTCAGCTGCCCGAATTGCAGAAAAACCGCTTCGCTTTGCGCCGGGCGTAAAAACACATGGTCATCGACAAACAGCTTGACCTTGTCAGAGCCGTTGACGATTTGCTGGTTGGTGCTTTGTCCGTATAAGGTATTGTCCTGCAATCCCCGGGGGGATTCATACTCTGCCTGCCAGTTGCCGCCGTAGATAAAAAAAGTTTGCTGCATATTTTTATCCCACATGGAGAACAAATCGCGGGCAAATTCCGCCGAAGGCAGCCGGGTGCCGGCCATTTTTTTCAGCACAGGCGTGGCGATGTAAGCCGCCGGCTGAAACTGCGCCAGGGTCGGTACGTCAAAACTGCTGGGTTTCACCAGGCAGGAGCCGGCGGAAAGCTCATTGGCAACCGACCCTTCCCGGTGCAGGGCCAAAGTCGGGCTGCCGGCGCCGTTAAAGCACAGGGAGTCAGATTTCAGGGCGGGAAAGTTATGATATAAGAAGTTGATACTGGCCTGATAAAACTGCTGGGATTCGTCAAAGGCCTGTTGCGGTGATTTAAGCACCCCGGGTACTTTCACCACATGGGCGTCATAACCCATAAAACCGGCAAAAGTGAGAACATCGCCGTTTTGCTCAATCAGGGTCAGCAGGCTATTGAGCTCACTCAGGGACTGCACCCCGCCGCGGTGTAAACCGACATCCAACTCAATATTAATGCGCATTTTCACCGATAATTGCTTCGCCAGCGCCAGGTATTGATTTAACCTATGCTCGCTGTCGATCAGCCACTGCAGCTGGCTTTGGGCATCAAAGGCCGGTTTTTCTCCCTGCTGCTGATAGAAACGCTCTGCCGCTTTTACCGGCATAGGTTTGCCCAGCAATAAGTCGCTGTCGGGGTAGTCCCGGGCTATCTGGCTTAAAAACGGCTGGTGGAACACCATCAGTTTATTGGTATCGGCCTTTTCCATGATATAGCCAAGCAGCTGCGGGCTCGGCAGGGATTTGGCGACAATACGAAAGTCTTTCTCCGGGTTAAGGGTAGATTTTAATGCCTTGATATTCTCATCCAGGGCGTCAAGGTCTACCAGCATACTCGGTACATAACTGCCGTCGCGTTTCAGGCTGCGGTTAAGCTGCTCAAAATATGGGGTGTAGGCATCCCCGTTATCGTCCGGCCTGAAAGTTAACGCCCCTGCCACCCCTGCGGCGGCCCCGGCCAATAAAAATTGACGTCTGTTCATTTATCTCTCCTGACTCTCTTAAAGCTCTTCATGCATCTCGGCTATGAGAGGCCCAGGACGTTTTTAATATGCGCATTGGCAAACAGCGCCCTGGGATCCATGGCCGCCCTTACCCTTAGGAATTCATCAAACTTAGGGTAACGGGCGCTTTGTTCTTTGGCGGTTAAGCTGTGTATCTTGCCCCAGTGCGGCCGGCCGTCGTATTTGAGGAAAATCGGCTCAATGGCAGCAAAATATTTTTTATAGTCTTTATCATGAAAGTTGTGGCAACTGATCGCGCAGCTGTCACGCTGATAAAACGGGCTTAACCAGATATCATCGCCCTTAATATAACGTACCTCGATTGGAAAAATCACGTTAATATTCTGTTTTTTAATGATATCTAGAATTTCCGTCAAGCATTTCACCCCATATTCTGCCGGTACCGAATATTCCATTTCATTAAAACGTATATCGCGGATATTGCCGAACACCTCATAGTTACGGCCGCTACGCATTTCTTTGCTGACCGTGCTGGCCCCGGCATTGATGATAAAACGCTTCATAAAAGGCACGGCGTCGATTACTTTGGAGAGGGTTTTAAAGGTTTCATAGGCATCGCCGCTACTTTCTTGAGGCTGGGATAACGCCTGCTCGTCAACCTCATCCAGCGTGATGCCCATAATATAATCGGCATGAGGCAATGCATAGAGTTCAAAATGCCTGTGTTTGTCCCTGAGGGCTTCCGCCTGCTCAAGCCCTTCCTGCAGGTCCATCATCCAACTGGTTTCCTGCAGATAATACTTATCTTTGGCCTGAATTTTCATGCCGGTAACCGCCCCGAGCGCGCCGATATTGTTACGAGCCGCCTGGAACAACTCAGTATTGTTATCCTGGCTGCAATGCACTACTTCTCCCTGCCCGTTCACCAGCGACATGCCGATAACATTAGTAGACATAGAGCCTAAAGTAGCCCCTGTGCCGTGGGTGGAAGTGGCAATCGCGCCGCCAAAAGTCTGGGTATTAATATCCGGCATATTAATCAGGCTAAGGCCCTCTTGCCATAAAGGCTCTCCGGCACTGGCCAAAAAGGTATTGGCAGCCACTTCAAACTGCTTGGCCGCCTTGTCGATATGGGTAATACCGTTAAAATACGCCAGCGACATTAAAGATTCATTGGTAGGCACCAAAGGCGAAAAGCTGTGTCCTGCCCCCACCAGGCGAATCCCCTGCTTGGCCTTGGCGATCATACCGGATAACTCATCGGTATCCCTTGGCACCAGACGTTCATTAGGCTCGCTCACCTGATTGCCGGACCAGTTGCTCCACGGCGGCACCCTTTGCCCGTCTTTACCTATCGCCCCCTGCAACACAGGCGCTTGCTGTTGTGGCTCGGCTTCACTACAGCCACTAAGCCCCAACGAGCTGGTAACTCCCACGGCAGCAGCCGCTTTCAGTACTTCCCGGCGATTCAGGTTAAGGCGTTCAAATTTCATGGGCAGGCAATTCCTTTAGCTTGTTCTGGCTTATTTTTGACCACTATAAAATAAACTTGTACGATGGTACAAGATGTATTTACAATAAAATCATGAATTAAGCGCATGCTTACCAATAAACTTGTTATCATGGCGCTTGAAAGCCGGTGCTTAACCATACCCTTAGCCAAAAATATGGAGATCACAAACCAGGTCATGAAGGCAAAAAAATCCCGCGGCGAAGACACCAAAAACAAGATCTTAACCGCTACCCTGAAAATCATTAAGGCCCAGGGCATGCGTGCAGTGCGCCACCGGGCGGTAGCAACACAGGCAGGCGTTCCGCTGGGCTCTACCACTTATCATTTTTGCAGCATAGACGATCTGATCAGCTGCGCCTTTGAATACTGGCACCAGCAAATTGATGTCAGTAAAAACCCTTACTTTTTGGCAATTGCCGACAGCATTGAGCAAATGGGAAACACTCAGCTCAATGAGCAAACCCACAAGGAAAAAAATGCCGAACTCTTGTTTCAAGCCGCCGACGACTACTTAAAAGACCAAGTGATAGATCATATAGATGATCGGCGTATTGAGCTTGCCTTTCATCACGAAGCCTTGAGAAACCCCAAGCTTAATGCCCTGGTATTACACTCCTGGCAACAAGAGGTTGCCTATATCACTCAATTTTATAAAACGCTGGGGTCAAGTGCCCCCGAGCAGGATGCAGAAGTCACCTTTGCCTTGATATTACAGCTGGAAAAAAAGGCGATGATGTTGCTTGATAAAGACGCCCAGATAGAAGAATATAAAAATATTCGCCAGGTATTAAAGCGCCATGTGGCAGTATTGACTGGTGTCGAAACCTTAACTCCTCCTGTAACAACATAAAGACCGCCGGTTTCTTAAGGCTGCAATCTAAAATAATCTGCTGTTTTCTTCCAGCATAGCCAGGCTACTTTATCACTCGCGAATTTAATAGTAACGGAGCTAAAACCCCCTTTCTCTGTGGATTTATGGCTTTGTTTGCATTAAGTATTTATGTTCAATATGCAACACTGTATAGACTGTTATATGGTAAGTATCAACGATACGGGTATTATGACTACATAATACCCGGCGGGTCACGGTATAACCGGAGCTTCAATTACCGTTAACCCGCCCGCTTTCTCGCTTCGTTTAAGTCTTAGTCAAACTTATTTCTTGCGGCTAAGCCCTCTCCAGCAGTCTTGCATCTCATCTATTTTCTCCCGGTAGCCGATAACCTGATATTTGAGCCAATAGCACAGATGCCGGATACCTTCACTGGTGTGGGGGGTGATGCATTCAGGTTCGCGGCCAACCGCAGCAAAGGCATCGAAGAGAAAAGCACATTCTTCACTGAATTTGCTAAAGTCATCACTAAGGTTAACAAAATCGCTTGATAACTGTTCTCTTTTAATTTCATCCTCTGTGAGGGGTAAGTTTGATTCAGACATGATACCTGCCTCCCTTATGGGTTAACTGTGTAGAGTTACCGATATAAACTTCCAGTGAAAGCTTGACTAGGGGAACGGGTATATTTTCTGTTAAAGAAACTTTAACCGAGTGAAACTCTGGCATATCATTAGGTTTAGCCATGATGGATACTCCTATTATCTGTTGTGGTTAGCTGTCTCTGGGTGTTGTGAGCACTTAGGGGCAGCGCTTGGTTTATCTGTTAATGCTCTTTTGGGCTGTTAAGTACTCCTGCGTTGGTGAGGAATTCACCTACAAGTATTAGAACAAAATGACGGAAGAGCCAGACTGAAGGTGCATTTAATATTTATGCCAATTGTTGCCACTGTATAAACAACTGTACAGTGAAATTAACCACATAATAAATATGAAGAAGAACCACTGAAAAATACAGGTTCTGTTCGACTGTTGCAGAAAATAAGGACTTACCGGCTTGTTAATAGACAGCAAGAGTCAATATGACTGGATTTAGCCAGGTTTTCTCTCATAACCTGGCATGTGACGACATAAGTATTTGAACCACTCCGACAAGTATTCATTTTGTATGGGTGCTAACTAAAACCCGGTTCTAAATACTTTTTCAATAAATGGCAGTCCCCTTTTAGTACCAGCTATTAAAAGCTAAAGTTCATTTAAAACCTGCCAGGCTGATAGAATTATCCAAGAACGTTTACCCCTTAACACTAAACAGGACTGTATAAAAAGACAATTGAACTGTACTTCATCAAGCCTATTCAGGCGGGCGTATTCTTAATAAGCAAGTTTGCTTAGACATTACCCAGATAATTTTCAAAATCTGCCAGCGGTAGCGGCTTGGAAAAATAATACCCCTGAATATAGTCACAGCCATGCTCTTTTAAAAATTGAAGCTGTTTTTCATCTTCAACACCTTCGGCGACGGTTTTTAAATTTAAATTATTACTCAGGCTGATAATAGATTTGATCACAGATTCGCCGCCGACACCACAGCCAATCTTATCGATAAAGCTCTTATCGATTTTTAAAATAGACAAGGGCAGATGTGTTAAATAGCTCAGGGAAGAATAACCGGTACCAAAGTCGTCAATAGAAACCGATACCCCGTGTTGATAAATTTCCTCCAGGTTTTTCATCACTTTTTGCGGCTCATACATTAAGGCCGACTCGGTGATTTCAAGTTCAACATAGTGACTGTCAACCCTGAATTCATGCAAATAATTTTTCAGTATCTGGCTAAAGCCTTCATCGAGCAACTGTAATGAAGAAACATTTATCGACAATTTGAACCCATCAGATATCACACCTGCACTCAACCAGCTAGCGACATGGCTAATGGACGTTTTCAGTACCCAGTCACCCAGCTTTTGGATTTGTCCTGATTTTTCAGCTATCGGAATAAACACATGGGGACCGACAAAGCTGGCATCATCTTTAGGCCAGCGGATCAAAGCTTCAGCACCTATTACCTGACCGTTTTCGCTGGTAACCTTAGGCTGAAAATGCAAATCAAAGGCATTGGTTTCAACAAACAATTTTATTTTACTTTCGATGATGAACCTTTGCTTAGTATCTTCTTGTAAATCATCACTGTAATAATGAACCTGATTTTTGCCGTTATCCTTAGCCTTGGTCAGCGCCAAAGCGGCGGAAGTCACCAGCTCATCCGCCAAGGTCATGCCTTCCAGTGTTGTCGCTACACCGATACTGCATGCCAGATATAAGGGCTGCTCAACTTCGCTTATCCCAATTTTTTGCGCCACGGCATCTTGTATGTTCCGGGTCAGGCGGCTAATGTCATCCAATGACTTAACCTCAGGCAGGATAAGAACAAATTCATCACCGCCCAGCCGGGACAATAAGTTGTTTTCATCGGTACAGGCATTGATTCTACTTGCTATTATTTTTAAAATTGAATCTCCAACGCCATTGCCCAGGTTATCATTGATGAGCTTGAAATTATCAATATCGATATGCAATAAGGCTAAGAAACTTTGCCCCCGGCGATGCACCGTTGATTCTGCAACCGAGGTGGTCAAGTACTCATGAAACATGACCCGGTTTGCAAGGCCGGTTAAGTCATCATAATTTGACAGCCTCACCAGCTGTCCTTCCACGTCTTTGAGGTAGCTTAAGTCCCTGAAAACAAAAACACAGCCCTTGGATGTTTCATCTATTGCCAGGCTATTGCAAGAGTAACTCACCGGCACCTGCTCTTGACCCCTTATTAAAAAGGCTTCAACATCACTGACACTGCCCTCGTGGTGACATAATCGAGATATTTGACTCTTTTTCCAGTCCTCGCTTGAAAGAAATGGCTGGATGCTTTTCCCGAACAGGTTGCTGTCTTTCCCTGCCAGCAGGGTTTGTTCGGCTTTGCTGTTCGCGTAGATGATAGCACCGTTTTCATCCAGCCCTATGATGCCTTCTCCTGCGGCAGATAAAATACGCTGTTGCTGAATAAAGGTCTGATAAACATTAACATAAGCTTGTTCTAACTCCCGTTTCCTTGATTCCAGTTCAAGAAAAACGCGAATTTTCGAAATCAATATATCCGGGTTAAACGGCTTAAAGATGTAATCAACCGCACCACATTCAAAACCACTGAGCACATGTTGAATTTCTTTATTGATGGCGGTAACGAAAACAATAGGCACATTCATAGTATCCTCATTGTTTTTTAAATGGCCTGCCAGTTCAAAGCCATCCATTTCCGGCATTTGCACATCCAGTAAAAACAACAGGTATTCCTGCTCTAACACCTTAAACAGGGCTTCGTTCCCGGAAGTCGCCGAGTCGCACTCCAGGCCCAATGGCTCTAATACCGCCTTCAGGGAAAAAATATTATTTTTATTGTCATCCACGATCAAAATTCGTTGTTTATCCATAGCTCACCTGTAACAAAACAATTGTTTTCCATAACATTAATTAAAAATAGTCAATATTTTTCAGTTTACTAGAAAAGAGAAAAATTAAGGCTAAACTAGCAATAACGGGCACTTTGAGCCAACTTTCTCCAGGGATAGCAATGTACAGGACTGTATATGTTTAAAACTCAAAAAGTTGTTCACAAAATTCTATTAGCCTTTATTTTTCCTACCGTTATCCTCTTGGCTGTTACGGTGACAGGCCTGTTTAGCACATATCAGCACCACAGGGAGTTTGCCGACTTTCAACAGTTTTTAATCCATGGCCAGCAAGGAAGCTGGCTTTTATACGAATTGCAAAAAGAACGCGGCTACAGTACCGTTTTCATCGCAAGCGGGCAGCAGCTGTTTTCTCCTGAATATAAAATGCAGCAAAAGAAAACAGATGAAGCCTTAGCGGAATTTAACCGCTTGAAGATACCGCCGGACAAGCACCATTCCTTAGGCCTGGATGATAAGTTAAGCCGGCTTGCTACCAGCCTTTCACAAATAGAAGTGATTAGAAAAAAAGTGGAAAGCCAGGCCATAAGCAGCACCGAATCTTTTGAACTCTACTCGCGTATAAATGGCACTCTCATTGAGCTGACCACTTCGCTGTTCCAGGCAGCAAACGATGTAAAATCTGTGCAGCTGCTTAATAACCTGCTGAACTTCATCCGGGCACAGGAAAGTGCCGGCAAGGAGCGCGCCCTGATAAGCCAAGTGCTTGCTTCAAAAGTAATAACCCTGGAAAAAGTCAATCAGATTCTGCATTACGGCGAAAACCAGAGAACTTCGATAAACGGTATATTTTCAGCGGCGAGCCAGAGTCAAAAAAAACAATACCGGGAAGCATTTCCCCACTCGATAAACAACGCGGTCTCAATTACCCGGGAATTGATCGCCAGCCACTATCAGTTACAAATATTGTCATCAGCAATGATACAAAACAACCAGCAGATAGAATTACAGTTACTCAGGAAAGCGCCTTCGCCAACCACGGAGAGCTCGATTTTCAATCAATCACTTAAACATGGCCAACAATTACAAAACCTACTAAAAACAATACAGCAACTAGCCGGCGACAATGAAGCGCTCGCGGCTTTGATAACAAGTACCGCAACATCGCTTGCCAACTTTACCGCCTTACAGGCTGCAAACAACAGGGATACCCCGATAGCGTTAACCCGATTACAATCAGGACTGGAGCAAGTCATTTTCGCCGTAGAAACCCTCAACCAATCCCTGCTTATACAAGATACCAGGCAATGGTTCACCATATCAAGCAACAGGATTGATGCCTTGAAAAAAGTGGAAGATTTAATATTTGCACAGTTATATAACATCTCTTCTGCCAATATCGCAGATACCCGGCAAACCATAACTTTAGAACTGGCCTTCCTGATTATTCTCGCCTTA
Protein-coding sequences here:
- a CDS encoding D-arabinono-1,4-lactone oxidase — its product is MKFERLNLNRREVLKAAAAVGVTSSLGLSGCSEAEPQQQAPVLQGAIGKDGQRVPPWSNWSGNQVSEPNERLVPRDTDELSGMIAKAKQGIRLVGAGHSFSPLVPTNESLMSLAYFNGITHIDKAAKQFEVAANTFLASAGEPLWQEGLSLINMPDINTQTFGGAIATSTHGTGATLGSMSTNVIGMSLVNGQGEVVHCSQDNNTELFQAARNNIGALGAVTGMKIQAKDKYYLQETSWMMDLQEGLEQAEALRDKHRHFELYALPHADYIMGITLDEVDEQALSQPQESSGDAYETFKTLSKVIDAVPFMKRFIINAGASTVSKEMRSGRNYEVFGNIRDIRFNEMEYSVPAEYGVKCLTEILDIIKKQNINVIFPIEVRYIKGDDIWLSPFYQRDSCAISCHNFHDKDYKKYFAAIEPIFLKYDGRPHWGKIHSLTAKEQSARYPKFDEFLRVRAAMDPRALFANAHIKNVLGLS
- a CDS encoding DUF2799 domain-containing protein, which encodes MANFSSRLFFKPVLLAGLSSLLFGCATMSKEECLVADWYTIGLEDGSDGKAASYIGKHRQACADAGVSPDIKAYSAGRKAGLKDYCVASRGYQLAMSGDEYHGVCRGPQEQGFLKGFKSGQIVYQAKEVLDRVQSDINSALKLEKKLQKKITKKEAVILADESTSEQRADALERLKELAAELEAVSADIHELEHIYEARLVEYEAKLNKYQVAAY
- a CDS encoding Crp/Fnr family transcriptional regulator, yielding MTLTQKDFVLSCLSAYGNQAFAVDESLSVYFRHKRLAKGVTYLESGQRWQSFTVIREGSFRLYYLDSRGREHSKGFFGAEQIMAPCAPAAIKQPANFFIEALTAVSCYQADYAKVRRLLESSQWGLSVLMSLLERVLDEKVQREYAWLNLDAEARYVRFLKDHPVLSSQLPLYLIANYLGMTDVTLSRIRKKLALTSA
- a CDS encoding alanine racemase yields the protein MNRRQFLLAGAAAGVAGALTFRPDDNGDAYTPYFEQLNRSLKRDGSYVPSMLVDLDALDENIKALKSTLNPEKDFRIVAKSLPSPQLLGYIMEKADTNKLMVFHQPFLSQIARDYPDSDLLLGKPMPVKAAERFYQQQGEKPAFDAQSQLQWLIDSEHRLNQYLALAKQLSVKMRINIELDVGLHRGGVQSLSELNSLLTLIEQNGDVLTFAGFMGYDAHVVKVPGVLKSPQQAFDESQQFYQASINFLYHNFPALKSDSLCFNGAGSPTLALHREGSVANELSAGSCLVKPSSFDVPTLAQFQPAAYIATPVLKKMAGTRLPSAEFARDLFSMWDKNMQQTFFIYGGNWQAEYESPRGLQDNTLYGQSTNQQIVNGSDKVKLFVDDHVFLRPAQSEAVFLQFGQLKTLRDGRLLDNWPILQQA
- a CDS encoding TetR/AcrR family transcriptional regulator; translation: MLTNKLVIMALESRCLTIPLAKNMEITNQVMKAKKSRGEDTKNKILTATLKIIKAQGMRAVRHRAVATQAGVPLGSTTYHFCSIDDLISCAFEYWHQQIDVSKNPYFLAIADSIEQMGNTQLNEQTHKEKNAELLFQAADDYLKDQVIDHIDDRRIELAFHHEALRNPKLNALVLHSWQQEVAYITQFYKTLGSSAPEQDAEVTFALILQLEKKAMMLLDKDAQIEEYKNIRQVLKRHVAVLTGVETLTPPVTT
- a CDS encoding EAL domain-containing protein is translated as MDKQRILIVDDNKNNIFSLKAVLEPLGLECDSATSGNEALFKVLEQEYLLFLLDVQMPEMDGFELAGHLKNNEDTMNVPIVFVTAINKEIQHVLSGFECGAVDYIFKPFNPDILISKIRVFLELESRKRELEQAYVNVYQTFIQQQRILSAAGEGIIGLDENGAIIYANSKAEQTLLAGKDSNLFGKSIQPFLSSEDWKKSQISRLCHHEGSVSDVEAFLIRGQEQVPVSYSCNSLAIDETSKGCVFVFRDLSYLKDVEGQLVRLSNYDDLTGLANRVMFHEYLTTSVAESTVHRRGQSFLALLHIDIDNFKLINDNLGNGVGDSILKIIASRINACTDENNLLSRLGGDEFVLILPEVKSLDDISRLTRNIQDAVAQKIGISEVEQPLYLACSIGVATTLEGMTLADELVTSAALALTKAKDNGKNQVHYYSDDLQEDTKQRFIIESKIKLFVETNAFDLHFQPKVTSENGQVIGAEALIRWPKDDASFVGPHVFIPIAEKSGQIQKLGDWVLKTSISHVASWLSAGVISDGFKLSINVSSLQLLDEGFSQILKNYLHEFRVDSHYVELEITESALMYEPQKVMKNLEEIYQHGVSVSIDDFGTGYSSLSYLTHLPLSILKIDKSFIDKIGCGVGGESVIKSIISLSNNLNLKTVAEGVEDEKQLQFLKEHGCDYIQGYYFSKPLPLADFENYLGNV